In a single window of the Helicobacter felis ATCC 49179 genome:
- a CDS encoding SEL1-like repeat protein has translation MRSRMCQVTLGVFLGFSVAYANPKVDEYLSVAKEAYKYKDYAKALENYQKAAELGSADAYRALANMYMIGAGVPKDHKQARIYFQKAMDARHTQHKPQPSTEAKPAQTQPTETQQTQKPQATEAKSAPKAVLAGAQGYMRLGKDYANGQGGMSLDFKKAIEAFEKAGQMGEGQGYNAIGDLYYNDGKGVEQDYKKAFEYYQKAAQMGQPKDYRLGVMYYYGRGVEQDYVKAIEHFEAGAKKGDGWSCNFLGWMYHNGKGVSLNYQKAREYYRQAVQNFLKAGSEGSAKAYVFLGNMYRDGDGVPQDYQKAMDYYQSAMRLKSGDGTYNWANMLANNSADHEQIKVAYQQAIKLYQEGGKNGDANAYASLGNIYYNGIYKHGSSVVQKSYKQALEYYQKAAEMGNGWSYYKIGTMYAGGQGVEEDWNKAREHWQIACSMGYEKACK, from the coding sequence ATGAGATCGAGAATGTGTCAAGTAACGCTAGGTGTTTTTTTGGGCTTTTCTGTAGCATATGCTAACCCTAAGGTAGATGAATATTTATCTGTAGCCAAAGAAGCTTACAAATACAAAGACTACGCCAAAGCCTTAGAGAATTATCAAAAAGCCGCAGAGTTGGGGAGTGCGGACGCGTATCGGGCTTTGGCCAACATGTATATGATCGGGGCGGGTGTACCCAAAGATCACAAACAGGCTAGGATTTATTTCCAAAAAGCGATGGATGCGCGCCATACCCAACATAAACCTCAGCCTAGCACAGAGGCAAAACCTGCTCAAACACAGCCCACAGAAACACAGCAAACTCAAAAACCCCAAGCCACAGAGGCAAAAAGCGCGCCTAAAGCTGTGCTAGCAGGGGCGCAAGGCTATATGCGCCTAGGAAAAGATTATGCGAATGGGCAGGGTGGCATGTCCTTAGACTTTAAAAAGGCGATCGAAGCCTTTGAAAAGGCGGGGCAAATGGGAGAGGGGCAAGGATACAACGCCATTGGGGATTTGTATTATAACGATGGTAAGGGGGTAGAACAGGATTACAAAAAAGCCTTTGAGTATTACCAAAAAGCCGCCCAAATGGGACAGCCTAAGGATTATAGATTGGGTGTGATGTATTACTATGGTCGGGGCGTGGAACAGGATTATGTCAAAGCTATAGAACACTTTGAAGCGGGGGCTAAAAAGGGAGATGGGTGGTCTTGTAATTTTTTAGGGTGGATGTATCACAATGGCAAGGGCGTGTCTTTAAATTACCAAAAAGCGCGCGAATACTACCGCCAAGCAGTCCAAAACTTTTTAAAAGCGGGTAGTGAGGGTAGTGCAAAGGCTTATGTGTTCTTGGGCAATATGTATCGCGATGGCGATGGCGTGCCTCAGGATTACCAAAAGGCGATGGATTATTATCAAAGTGCGATGAGATTAAAAAGCGGTGATGGGACTTACAATTGGGCCAACATGCTAGCAAACAATTCGGCAGATCACGAGCAAATCAAGGTAGCCTACCAGCAGGCTATCAAGCTTTACCAAGAAGGGGGCAAAAACGGGGATGCCAATGCTTATGCTAGTTTGGGCAATATCTACTACAATGGGATTTATAAGCATGGGTCGAGTGTTGTCCAAAAAAGCTATAAGCAGGCTTTAGAGTATTACCAAAAAGCTGCAGAAATGGGGAATGGGTGGAGTTACTACAAAATTGGTACAATGTACGCGGGTGGGCAAGGAGTTGAAGAAGATTGGAATAAAGCACGCGAACATTG
- a CDS encoding YceI family protein produces MKRFLRCLVALCALGVGLKAEEYAIDNAHSRVGFKVKHLKLSSVHGDFKNYSAVIDFDPKSHVFKKLDATIKVVSIDTNNAKRDAHLRSNEFFKVEKYPDLHFVMQKYEKVNASHGRMVGTLNIAGVDHKVVLQTEVGTTQHQGQNKLGFSLSGKIKRLDFKLAPEKSTHLIGDVVMLDIEIEATQK; encoded by the coding sequence GTGAAGCGTTTTTTACGATGTTTGGTGGCGTTATGTGCCTTGGGTGTGGGTTTAAAAGCAGAAGAATACGCGATTGACAACGCCCATAGCCGGGTGGGTTTTAAAGTCAAGCATCTCAAGCTTAGTTCTGTGCATGGGGATTTTAAAAACTACAGCGCGGTGATTGACTTTGATCCAAAAAGCCATGTCTTTAAAAAGTTGGACGCAACCATTAAAGTGGTATCTATTGATACAAATAATGCCAAGAGAGACGCACATTTGCGCTCAAATGAGTTTTTTAAGGTGGAAAAATACCCCGATTTGCACTTTGTGATGCAAAAATACGAAAAAGTGAACGCAAGTCATGGGCGCATGGTAGGCACTCTCAACATTGCAGGAGTGGATCATAAGGTGGTGTTGCAAACGGAAGTGGGGACAACCCAACATCAAGGGCAGAATAAATTAGGTTTTTCTTTAAGTGGGAAAATCAAACGCCTAGACTTTAAATTAGCTCCAGAAAAATCCACACATCTTATTGGCGATGTTGTGATGTTAGACATCGAAATCGAAGCCACTCAAAAATAG
- a CDS encoding ATP-dependent helicase: MQLNSEQIQATQARLGRNLIIASAGTGKTSTIVGRIIHLLKQGISPHEILLLTFTNKASLEMKERLAIHTPHAQFIQAGTFHATAYRHLKELYPHLSLKQPKELCVLLKSVLEGMPAGEDFYSANFLYDLHSLYLNAQRPESFSDWIIARNPDQEEHAEYYEIALGLFEELKQEHHYVDYNDLLLLFRQRMQEERVGFVEVLCDEYQDTNPLQDSILDTINPPSLFCVGDYDQSIYAFNGADISIIGNFTTKHPNARVFTLKKNYRSSPAILALANKVINHNPRLYPKSLEVAKTTSLSTPQLLEFEELFLQYRGIARHIASRGNFEEVAVLFRNNSSADGCEASLRELGVPSKRRGGGYSFFDAKEVRLILDVCAFLSHPKDMMASLQILSYGHGIGNAVARELYMALQILGDGDSKKGLLHPNNKDPYPQNKQTGGLFEEFFSTETAMRFKNHVPSTFNTHPLLKHPKLTATTASFLGDFFTLCQTHPLSPQENISHIYNSAWFRAIMENLTKERAKNKDGSIDSRRQEIAAQKILRKITLLSDLAKPYKSLKEFLSAMALDAKENLNGEGVHLLSIHASKGLEFKEVYVIDLMEGRFPNTKLAKQSGSLEEERRLFYVATTRAKDHLYLSYAKKDKIKDIEYRPSCFLKEAGLIP; encoded by the coding sequence GTGCAACTCAATAGCGAACAAATCCAAGCGACCCAAGCGCGTTTGGGGCGCAATCTCATCATCGCCTCAGCGGGCACGGGCAAAACTTCTACCATTGTTGGGCGAATCATACACTTGTTAAAGCAAGGGATTAGCCCCCATGAAATTCTCTTACTCACCTTCACCAATAAGGCGAGCTTAGAGATGAAGGAACGCCTAGCCATCCACACCCCGCATGCCCAATTCATCCAAGCGGGAACTTTCCATGCCACAGCTTACCGCCACCTCAAAGAACTCTACCCTCATTTGAGCCTCAAACAACCTAAAGAATTATGCGTCTTGTTAAAAAGTGTGCTAGAGGGTATGCCCGCAGGAGAGGATTTTTATAGCGCGAATTTTCTCTACGATCTGCACTCTTTGTATTTAAACGCACAAAGACCAGAGAGTTTTAGTGATTGGATTATTGCGCGTAATCCCGATCAAGAAGAACACGCTGAATATTACGAGATCGCTTTAGGCTTGTTTGAAGAACTCAAGCAAGAACACCACTATGTGGATTACAACGACTTGTTATTGCTTTTTAGACAAAGAATGCAAGAGGAAAGGGTTGGTTTTGTGGAGGTGCTCTGTGATGAATACCAAGACACCAACCCTCTGCAAGATAGCATTTTAGATACCATCAACCCACCTAGTTTGTTTTGTGTGGGGGATTACGATCAAAGTATCTACGCCTTTAATGGAGCGGATATTTCCATCATTGGGAATTTCACAACTAAGCACCCTAACGCGCGCGTCTTCACGCTTAAAAAAAATTACCGCAGTTCACCAGCAATCCTAGCCTTAGCCAATAAAGTCATTAATCATAATCCTAGACTCTACCCAAAAAGCTTGGAAGTTGCCAAAACCACCAGTTTATCTACTCCACAACTCTTAGAATTTGAGGAGTTATTTTTGCAGTATAGGGGGATTGCTAGACATATCGCTAGTCGTGGGAATTTTGAAGAAGTGGCGGTGCTATTTAGAAATAATAGCAGCGCGGATGGTTGCGAGGCTTCTTTGAGGGAACTTGGCGTGCCCTCTAAGCGGCGGGGCGGGGGATATAGCTTTTTTGATGCTAAAGAAGTGCGCTTAATTCTTGATGTGTGTGCGTTTTTGAGCCATCCTAAGGACATGATGGCGAGCTTGCAAATTTTGAGTTATGGGCATGGGATTGGCAATGCTGTAGCTAGAGAACTGTATATGGCGTTGCAAATTTTAGGCGATGGAGATAGCAAAAAAGGTTTATTGCACCCCAATAATAAAGACCCCTACCCACAAAACAAGCAAACAGGGGGGTTATTTGAAGAATTTTTTTCTACAGAAACAGCCATGCGTTTTAAAAACCATGTCCCCTCTACTTTCAACACCCACCCCCTTTTAAAGCACCCCAAACTCACCGCCACCACAGCAAGCTTTTTAGGAGATTTTTTCACTCTTTGTCAAACCCACCCTTTAAGCCCCCAAGAAAATATTTCTCATATCTATAACTCTGCGTGGTTTAGGGCCATAATGGAGAATTTGACTAAAGAGCGCGCCAAAAATAAAGATGGAAGTATAGACAGCAGGAGGCAGGAAATCGCCGCACAGAAAATCTTGCGCAAGATCACACTTTTAAGCGATTTGGCAAAACCTTATAAGAGTTTAAAAGAATTTTTAAGCGCGATGGCATTAGATGCGAAGGAAAATTTAAATGGAGAGGGGGTGCATTTACTAAGTATCCATGCCAGTAAGGGGTTAGAATTTAAAGAAGTGTATGTGATCGACTTAATGGAGGGGCGTTTTCCTAACACTAAACTCGCCAAGCAGAGCGGAAGTTTAGAAGAAGAACGCCGCTTATTCTATGTGGCCACCACACGGGCTAAAGATCACCTCTATTTGTCCTATGCCAAGAAAGATAAGATTAAAGATATTGAATATCGGCCTTCATGTTTTCTCAAAGAAGCGGGCCTCATTCCCTAA
- a CDS encoding PAS domain-containing protein yields MEKFVDRNYFLVTKTNIKGVITYANKPFIDIVGGDGERALLGKPHNVVRHPDMPKLIFKMMWDAIKHKQEIFAYVKNKTFDGNFYWVFANVTASIDAKGEVVGYYSVRRAPNKKAVGIVNTLYKNLLAAEKRGGVQASANLLQESLDKEGCDYHEWINRLQRL; encoded by the coding sequence TTGGAAAAGTTTGTGGATCGCAATTATTTCTTGGTTACCAAGACAAATATTAAGGGTGTGATCACCTATGCTAATAAGCCTTTTATAGATATTGTGGGGGGCGATGGGGAAAGGGCTTTATTGGGCAAACCACACAATGTGGTGCGTCATCCTGATATGCCAAAACTGATCTTTAAAATGATGTGGGATGCGATCAAGCACAAGCAAGAAATTTTTGCTTATGTGAAAAACAAGACTTTTGATGGAAATTTTTATTGGGTTTTTGCCAATGTAACGGCGTCTATTGATGCGAAGGGGGAGGTCGTGGGCTATTATTCTGTGCGCCGTGCGCCTAATAAAAAAGCGGTAGGAATTGTGAACACTCTTTATAAAAATCTATTGGCTGCAGAAAAACGCGGAGGCGTGCAAGCAAGCGCAAATCTCTTGCAAGAAAGTCTTGATAAAGAGGGGTGCGACTATCACGAGTGGATCAATAGACTCCAAAGATTATAA
- a CDS encoding methyl-accepting chemotaxis protein — protein sequence MLGFFKGRDDTLQKIQDLVNAVRDGHLEHRITNINEKSLYSAIAYGLNDLLDQIESVFREINACVQAAHEGKDYRTVFLEGYRGVFKQYAQNGEVQVAGITAINNSEIVLRLAAMDGGAKGIRDVIAKLDDKIKQCVTNKKLMEYIEANSVASQEQVRGIQKDLSSFNENCTHIGAVMDDLGNKMDFVMQVTNVISDIADQTNLLSLNAAIEAARSGEHGRGFAVVADEIRKLAERVAKEVNSIKESFNHFQEDIVKLGKEFDEVGSLSASIQQHFEAFHELLKKYVQSSHESLENNRELETGLKHVMRHIEWIILKMNLHRSVITNEKKNIDLEKAVNTESLTMVHEVLDHLKAHYRHNEVEEMVERLRTLDAVEVP from the coding sequence ATGTTAGGCTTTTTTAAAGGTAGAGATGACACTCTACAAAAGATTCAGGACCTTGTGAACGCCGTTCGGGATGGTCATTTAGAACACCGCATCACCAATATTAATGAAAAAAGCCTTTATAGCGCTATTGCCTATGGACTTAACGACTTGCTAGATCAAATAGAGTCTGTGTTTAGAGAGATCAACGCCTGCGTGCAAGCTGCTCATGAAGGCAAAGATTACCGCACCGTCTTTTTAGAGGGTTATCGGGGGGTGTTTAAACAATATGCCCAAAATGGAGAGGTACAAGTTGCTGGGATCACCGCCATTAACAATAGTGAGATTGTGTTACGGCTTGCCGCAATGGATGGAGGGGCAAAGGGGATTAGGGATGTGATTGCCAAATTGGATGATAAAATCAAGCAATGCGTTACCAATAAAAAGTTGATGGAATACATTGAGGCCAATTCAGTGGCCAGTCAGGAGCAGGTTCGAGGTATTCAAAAGGATCTGTCTTCTTTTAATGAAAATTGTACCCATATTGGCGCAGTGATGGATGATTTGGGCAATAAGATGGATTTTGTGATGCAGGTAACCAATGTGATCAGTGATATTGCCGATCAAACAAATTTGCTCTCTTTAAATGCGGCCATTGAAGCAGCTAGAAGTGGGGAACATGGACGAGGCTTTGCAGTGGTAGCTGATGAAATCCGCAAATTGGCCGAAAGGGTGGCCAAAGAGGTCAATAGCATCAAGGAGAGTTTTAATCATTTTCAAGAGGACATCGTCAAATTAGGCAAGGAGTTTGATGAAGTGGGTTCTCTTAGTGCAAGCATCCAACAACATTTTGAAGCGTTCCACGAACTTTTAAAAAAATATGTGCAAAGCAGTCACGAGAGCTTAGAAAATAACCGCGAGTTAGAGACAGGTTTAAAACATGTCATGCGCCATATTGAGTGGATTATCTTAAAAATGAATCTTCATAGAAGCGTGATTACTAATGAGAAAAAGAATATCGATCTAGAGAAGGCCGTGAATACGGAGAGCTTAACGATGGTGCATGAAGTTTTGGACCATCTCAAGGCGCATTATAGGCATAATGAAGTAGAGGAGATGGTCGAACGCCTGCGCACTTTAGATGCAGTTGAAGTGCCTTGA